From a region of the candidate division WOR-3 bacterium genome:
- a CDS encoding ferritin family protein, with the protein MNKEKYSEILKMAISNEIEAYDFYNGVSGKVKDGSLKSIFSELAQEEKKHRQILEGYFNNPSKPLVFKETADYKVSESVELPELTMDMQPSSAIALAMKKEEEAKNLYEKLATASKDDDQAKTFNELANMEREHKSKLEDVYTSMAYPEVW; encoded by the coding sequence ATGAATAAAGAAAAATATTCTGAAATCCTAAAAATGGCCATCAGTAATGAAATTGAAGCCTACGATTTTTACAACGGAGTCAGCGGTAAAGTAAAAGACGGATCCTTGAAATCAATATTCTCCGAGCTCGCTCAGGAAGAAAAAAAGCACAGGCAGATTTTAGAGGGATATTTTAACAATCCTTCAAAGCCTCTTGTTTTTAAAGAAACCGCTGACTACAAAGTTTCGGAATCTGTTGAATTGCCTGAGCTGACCATGGACATGCAGCCAAGTTCAGCCATAGCCCTTGCCATGAAGAAAGAAGAAGAAGCGAAAAATCTCTACGAAAAACTTGCCACAGCCAGTAAAGACGATGATCAAGCCAAGACATTCAATGAATTGGCGAACATGGAGAGAGAGCATAAAAGTAAATTGGAGGATGTTTATACGTCCATGGCGTACCCTGAAGTCTGGTGA
- a CDS encoding peptidylprolyl isomerase, with the protein MEIFSFLLLFNIFNLTGEIMSENNGTDRIIDEIKVVEIVTEKGNIIIELYCSKAPVTVENFLKYAEDGFYDGLIFHRVVKGFVVQGGGFLPGLVHKEPTYDPIINEAANSKLSNIRGTVAMARTSDPNSATSQFFINTCDNDRLDWDKCADGYGYCVFGKVTEGMDIVDEIEKTRVKTVGQFENVPVEDIIIEKILLH; encoded by the coding sequence ATGGAAATTTTTAGCTTTCTCCTTTTATTCAACATTTTCAATCTTACCGGAGAAATAATGTCAGAAAACAACGGCACGGACAGAATTATTGATGAAATAAAAGTCGTCGAAATAGTCACAGAAAAAGGAAACATAATTATTGAATTGTATTGTTCAAAGGCTCCTGTCACTGTTGAGAATTTCCTTAAGTACGCCGAAGACGGATTTTATGATGGTTTGATTTTTCACAGAGTTGTAAAGGGATTTGTCGTCCAAGGCGGTGGTTTTCTTCCGGGTCTCGTTCACAAAGAACCGACATATGATCCTATTATAAACGAAGCCGCAAATTCAAAATTGAGCAACATCAGGGGAACCGTGGCAATGGCAAGGACGTCGGACCCGAATTCTGCGACTTCCCAGTTTTTTATTAACACATGCGACAACGACAGGCTGGACTGGGACAAGTGCGCAGACGGATACGGATACTGTGTTTTCGGCAAGGTAACAGAAGGAATGGACATTGTCGACGAGATAGAAAAAACAAGGGTAAAAACTGTGGGACAATTTGAAAATGTTCCTGTAGAAGATATAATAATTGAAAAAATTTTATTACACTAG
- a CDS encoding VIT1/CCC1 transporter family protein, whose product MPISEKTIKILLKYQKNEITEHNIYLKLAKREKSPENRKVFEEISADELRHYNQWREYTKKDVSPDRRRIFFFFVISRLFGLTFGVKLMERGEESAQTKYKKLIDEIPGAGIIAEEEDRHENALLQLLDEERLRYTGSMVLGLNDALVELTGALAGFTFALRNTKLVALTGAITGFAAALSMAASEYLSKKSDETDKNPFKASLYTGSAYIITVVLLIAPFLLLNNIFICLATTLITAIAIIAVFNYYISVAKDQKFKNRFIEMAGLSVGVAVVSFFIGYLLRAFIGVDP is encoded by the coding sequence ATGCCGATCAGTGAAAAAACAATAAAAATCCTGCTTAAATATCAAAAAAACGAAATCACCGAACATAACATATATCTTAAACTTGCAAAGCGTGAAAAATCCCCGGAAAACAGAAAAGTCTTCGAAGAAATTTCGGCTGATGAGCTCCGACACTATAATCAATGGCGTGAATATACGAAAAAAGATGTTTCACCGGACAGAAGAAGGATATTCTTTTTCTTTGTTATAAGCCGCCTGTTTGGTTTGACTTTCGGTGTAAAGCTGATGGAACGAGGAGAAGAGAGCGCTCAAACCAAGTATAAAAAACTTATAGATGAAATCCCTGGAGCCGGAATAATCGCTGAAGAAGAGGACAGGCACGAAAATGCTCTGTTGCAACTTTTGGATGAAGAGAGACTCAGGTACACAGGTTCGATGGTACTTGGTTTGAACGACGCTCTGGTAGAACTGACGGGAGCTCTCGCCGGATTCACATTCGCGCTGAGAAACACTAAACTTGTAGCCCTGACGGGTGCCATAACAGGCTTTGCCGCGGCTCTTTCTATGGCAGCTTCAGAGTATCTTTCTAAAAAATCGGATGAAACGGATAAAAATCCTTTCAAGGCATCTCTTTACACAGGATCTGCCTACATCATTACCGTTGTTTTGCTTATCGCGCCGTTTCTTTTACTTAATAATATTTTTATCTGTCTGGCAACAACTCTAATAACGGCAATCGCAATAATTGCCGTTTTCAATTATTATATCTCTGTCGCAAAAGATCAGAAATTCAAAAATCGTTTCATTGAAATGGCAGGCTTAAGTGTAGGCGTAGCTGTTGTAAGTTTTTTCATTGGATACTTACTGCGGGCATTCATAGGAGTAGATCCGTGA
- a CDS encoding cupin domain-containing protein: protein MFEEKLFVDGIEMDVVPRNNWIPSPKFKGVKMINVLTGKDTNDLMSFHIVEIEPGHEIGDHIHEGKTELHEILEGNGTAEVNGKEIEYSPGVVSFILADTNHKILAGDKGLVLSAKFTPALC from the coding sequence TTGTTCGAAGAAAAATTGTTTGTTGACGGAATTGAAATGGATGTTGTCCCGAGGAATAACTGGATTCCGAGTCCCAAATTCAAGGGCGTTAAAATGATAAATGTTTTAACCGGAAAAGACACAAATGATCTTATGAGTTTTCATATCGTCGAAATTGAACCGGGTCACGAAATAGGAGATCATATTCATGAGGGAAAGACAGAACTGCATGAAATTTTGGAAGGAAATGGCACAGCTGAAGTAAACGGCAAAGAAATAGAATACTCTCCGGGAGTTGTCTCGTTTATTTTAGCCGACACAAACCATAAAATTCTAGCAGGGGATAAAGGACTTGTGCTTTCAGCTAAATTCACACCTGCTTTATGCTGA
- a CDS encoding CGGC domain-containing protein, giving the protein MKKVGIIICARYLSCGGGKCLRAMRERVGGFSCYPKDEELQLVGFANCGGCPGGNVEYVPEEMIKNGVDVIHLATGLVVGYPPCPRMNLFKEYIEKKFNIPVVIGTHPIPMKYFETHRKLSFWKNMEYSIKHLLEEDDKIMSDYN; this is encoded by the coding sequence ATGAAAAAGGTCGGAATAATTATTTGTGCACGCTATTTATCCTGTGGTGGGGGAAAATGCCTAAGGGCGATGAGGGAACGTGTAGGCGGCTTCTCCTGCTATCCGAAGGACGAAGAGCTTCAACTCGTCGGATTTGCCAACTGCGGAGGATGCCCTGGAGGCAACGTGGAATACGTGCCCGAGGAAATGATAAAGAACGGCGTAGATGTAATTCATCTGGCGACAGGCCTTGTTGTTGGATATCCGCCTTGTCCGAGAATGAATTTATTCAAGGAATACATAGAAAAAAAGTTCAACATTCCGGTTGTCATTGGAACCCACCCGATACCAATGAAATATTTTGAAACACACAGGAAACTGTCGTTCTGGAAGAACATGGAATATTCAATAAAGCACCTGTTGGAGGAAGATGACAAAATAATGTCTGATTATAACTGA
- a CDS encoding beta-lactamase family protein: protein MTFPDTLAGSKAGSLIAVLNGTVSTSPNEFIEHNCTDGFKKAIPVNSRGVLLQQVKNMASPFELTSVELSDSFEISFVIRSLSKGEKFKISISLEQKSPNNISSMRIEPYIALPLASNSKISYSTDESQAIERIKTFLADQESLNRFSGSVLIAKNGDQLLLLSAGMSDKRFFAPNRIDTKFNLGSLNKLFTSVAILQIIKKGEISIDDPLGKFLTFFPKDISANVTVRHLLTMESGWGDYWNNEYYLQHKDELRTVSQYMQFIKDIPLDFEPGSSVQHSNIGFEVAGSIIEKVSGLDYFEYIREYIYKPAEMSNTDSYDRDGPVENLAIGYTNHHPCDSTGLSWRWENTYILSPRGTPAGGGYSTVEDILKFDNVFRSHKLLGSEYSNFMLNRFQGQIGDPLIQQNLSRSAGGAIGVSSFYARDIKNGYTVIVLLNIDNPVAIEIGNEILKLIGLL, encoded by the coding sequence ATGACTTTTCCTGACACCTTGGCAGGCTCAAAAGCCGGCTCACTCATTGCTGTTTTAAACGGCACGGTTTCAACTTCTCCAAATGAATTTATTGAACATAATTGTACAGACGGATTTAAAAAAGCCATTCCAGTAAATTCAAGAGGCGTATTGTTACAACAAGTCAAAAACATGGCTTCCCCATTTGAATTAACTTCAGTAGAATTGTCCGATTCTTTTGAAATTTCTTTCGTTATACGCTCTTTGTCCAAAGGAGAGAAATTTAAAATTTCGATTTCATTGGAACAGAAGTCCCCCAATAACATATCTTCTATGAGAATTGAACCTTATATTGCTTTACCCCTCGCTTCTAATTCAAAGATATCCTATTCAACGGATGAATCGCAAGCAATTGAACGAATAAAAACATTTTTAGCAGACCAGGAATCGTTAAACAGATTTTCCGGATCCGTTTTGATAGCTAAAAACGGTGATCAATTATTATTATTATCCGCTGGAATGTCTGATAAAAGATTTTTCGCACCCAATAGAATTGACACAAAATTTAATCTGGGTTCTTTGAACAAGCTTTTTACTTCCGTTGCGATTCTACAAATAATTAAAAAAGGAGAAATCAGCATAGACGATCCTCTGGGCAAATTTCTGACTTTTTTTCCAAAGGACATATCAGCAAACGTAACTGTAAGACATTTATTGACAATGGAATCCGGTTGGGGTGATTATTGGAACAACGAGTATTATTTACAGCACAAAGACGAATTGCGCACTGTTTCACAATACATGCAATTCATTAAAGACATTCCACTTGATTTCGAACCCGGATCAAGCGTTCAGCATTCCAACATTGGTTTCGAAGTTGCAGGATCAATAATTGAAAAAGTCAGCGGATTAGATTATTTCGAATACATACGCGAATACATCTACAAACCCGCAGAAATGAGCAACACGGATTCTTACGACAGAGACGGACCGGTAGAAAACCTGGCTATAGGTTATACTAATCATCATCCCTGCGATTCCACTGGTTTAAGTTGGCGATGGGAGAATACGTATATTTTATCACCGAGGGGAACTCCGGCCGGCGGAGGATATTCGACGGTTGAGGATATTCTGAAGTTCGATAACGTTTTCCGCTCACATAAACTTTTGGGCTCAGAATATTCAAATTTTATGCTAAATAGATTCCAAGGACAAATTGGTGATCCTTTGATTCAACAAAATCTTTCAAGATCGGCAGGCGGAGCTATAGGAGTTTCCTCTTTTTATGCAAGAGATATCAAAAACGGTTACACAGTTATAGTTTTATTAAACATTGACAATCCGGTTGCTATTGAAATAGGCAATGAAATATTGAAATTAATCGGTTTATTATAA
- a CDS encoding methyltransferase domain-containing protein codes for MKTNYLFHDEIYKKIKEKGGHSWGGEDEFRKAVRILEKEIPKLSEKSKILEIGSGNGVVSFWLAEKGYKTYGIDISPTAIGWAKELSVQRKIITEFKVGSVTELYKHYDENSFDFVVDGYCLHCIIGDDRNKLLSGVYRCLKPSGKFLVQTMCNDPKEESSLAFFDKDTRCVIKDGIAGRYYGSPEKIKEELVNTGFCIVCSRIERLNQDTLFVLCQK; via the coding sequence ATGAAGACTAATTATCTGTTTCACGACGAAATTTATAAAAAAATTAAAGAAAAAGGTGGTCATTCCTGGGGCGGAGAAGATGAGTTTCGGAAAGCCGTGAGAATTCTAGAAAAAGAAATTCCAAAATTGTCGGAAAAATCAAAAATTTTAGAAATTGGTTCAGGTAACGGTGTTGTTTCGTTTTGGCTCGCGGAAAAAGGATATAAAACCTATGGGATAGACATATCTCCGACGGCGATTGGATGGGCGAAAGAATTGTCAGTTCAAAGAAAAATAATTACTGAATTCAAAGTCGGTTCGGTTACTGAACTTTATAAGCATTATGATGAAAATTCTTTTGATTTTGTCGTTGATGGCTACTGTCTTCACTGCATTATCGGGGATGACAGAAATAAATTACTTTCCGGAGTATACAGATGCCTTAAACCTAGCGGGAAATTTTTGGTTCAGACAATGTGCAACGATCCGAAAGAGGAAAGTTCTCTGGCTTTTTTTGATAAAGACACCCGATGTGTAATTAAAGACGGAATTGCCGGCAGATATTACGGTTCACCTGAAAAAATTAAAGAAGAATTGGTTAATACAGGATTTTGTATAGTTTGTTCTCGCATTGAAAGATTAAACCAGGATACTCTTTTTGTTCTTTGTCAAAAATAA
- a CDS encoding class I SAM-dependent methyltransferase codes for MTDPGEVLSKISGKRILDVAAGSGGNIYHLINSLKSYEEIIGVDLENPESIKTPDQENIINKNNISYLQMDAHDLVFDDESFDIVSIGKSLHHLDFPVKVLSQMFRVLKKDGYALLSEGIGLRCAPVLLAVCEK; via the coding sequence GTGACAGATCCGGGTGAAGTTTTAAGTAAGATCTCCGGAAAAAGAATTTTAGATGTTGCGGCAGGTTCCGGCGGCAATATTTATCATCTAATCAACTCTCTGAAAAGTTATGAAGAAATAATTGGCGTTGATCTTGAAAATCCAGAAAGCATAAAAACGCCGGATCAGGAAAACATCATCAACAAAAACAATATCAGCTATTTACAAATGGATGCGCATGATCTGGTGTTTGATGACGAGAGTTTCGACATTGTTTCTATCGGGAAATCTCTTCATCATTTGGATTTTCCTGTCAAAGTCTTATCCCAGATGTTCCGTGTGTTGAAAAAAGACGGATACGCTCTGCTCAGTGAAGGGATAGGTCTCCGGTGTGCTCCTGTTTTGCTGGCAGTATGTGAGAAATGA
- a CDS encoding GNAT family N-acetyltransferase: MRIINISPEYENLYFCCLEDWSQEMAEAGDHKKKWFDQMKEKGLRVKLAQDESGEIGGMIQYIPIENSMFSGEKLYAVLCIWVHGHKKGRGNFQKKGMGKSLLKAAEEDAKNLGAKGMTAWGIILPFFMKASWFKKQGYKTVDKNGLMRLLLKKFDDSAESPKFIKPIKKPEKGKEKVDVTIFKNGWCPAFNICHERILRAIKDFPDSVQITEYDGLEKRTVNEWGISEGIFIDGKELRTGPPTSYDKIRRKIENKVKKHRVK, encoded by the coding sequence GTGAGGATAATAAATATTTCTCCTGAATATGAAAATCTCTATTTTTGCTGTCTCGAAGACTGGTCGCAGGAAATGGCCGAGGCGGGTGATCACAAAAAGAAGTGGTTTGATCAAATGAAAGAAAAAGGCTTGAGGGTGAAATTGGCGCAGGACGAATCCGGAGAAATAGGTGGAATGATCCAGTACATTCCAATTGAAAACTCGATGTTTAGCGGCGAAAAATTGTACGCAGTATTGTGCATTTGGGTTCACGGTCACAAAAAAGGAAGGGGAAATTTTCAAAAAAAGGGGATGGGAAAATCTCTTTTGAAAGCTGCGGAAGAAGACGCCAAGAATCTCGGTGCGAAAGGAATGACCGCTTGGGGTATCATTTTGCCTTTTTTTATGAAAGCGTCCTGGTTCAAAAAACAAGGATATAAAACTGTCGACAAAAACGGTTTGATGAGACTTCTTTTGAAAAAATTCGACGATTCCGCAGAATCTCCTAAATTCATTAAACCGATAAAGAAACCCGAAAAAGGGAAAGAAAAAGTAGACGTCACAATATTCAAGAACGGATGGTGCCCCGCTTTCAACATCTGCCACGAAAGGATTTTGAGAGCGATTAAAGATTTTCCGGACAGTGTTCAAATTACCGAATATGACGGCCTGGAAAAACGAACCGTAAATGAGTGGGGAATTTCGGAAGGAATTTTCATTGACGGAAAAGAGTTGAGAACAGGACCTCCGACTTCCTATGATAAGATAAGAAGAAAGATTGAAAACAAAGTCAAAAAGCACAGAGTAAAATAA